A part of Chloroflexota bacterium genomic DNA contains:
- a CDS encoding aminotransferase class III-fold pyridoxal phosphate-dependent enzyme, giving the protein MPANFHPPTLSLSDAQSMAARLYGVTGTAKPLPSERDQNFHVQADDGVEYVLKVANSAEERATLEMQNGAVRHLAARGIDLWRVIPSLAGNDVECVTAPDGSAHLARLLTYLPGRVLAQVRPHTPELLAGVGDLLGRIDRGLADYAHPAAKRDLKWDLARALWIKSEVGQIADERRRGTVERFVALYETQIVPAWPSLRHSIIYNDANDHNVIITGCGVDKRVTGMVDFGDMVHSAVVGDLAIACAYAIMDKPDPVSAAAQIVAGYHRAYPLTEAELAALFPMIAMRLCVSVVNSAIQQKLHPANKYLTISEQPAWGALERLAAVSPQFAHFAFRHACGLPASPTSPAVVVWLRANAAQVGRLVNADLKGDDTLVFDLGIDSRELGNQTDLADTDAFTRQLFERMRLAGANVGIGRFDEPRPIYTTDMFRIEGNEGPEWRTVHLGLDLFMPPGAAVFAPLDGTVHSFANNTAPLDYGPTIVLQHTVDDGRLTFYTLYGHLSADSLEGLQVGMPVEQGSEIARIGNFPVNGGWPPHLHFQIVTDMLGRDGEFPGVARPGQRALWASISPDPNLMAGIPAERLGAHGLAKEKILATRAKYIGPSLSISYRKPLKIVRGSMQYLYDENGRKYLDAVNNVPHVGHSHPRVVRAGQAQMAVLNTNTRYLHDDLVQYAERLVATLPEPLSVCYFVCSGSEANELALRLARTHTSQRDMIVVDVAYHGNTGGLIEISPYKFDGPGGAGAPPHTHVVPMPDDYRGAYKRGDAQAGIKYAQAVGDAIAATRQAGRGVAGFICESLLSCGGQIVLPPGYLTEAYRLTRAAGGVCIADEVQVGFGRVGTHFWGFETQGVVPDIVTMGKPIGNGHPLAAVVTTPEIAASFNNGMEYFNTFGGNPVSCAIGLAVLDVIRDERLQAHALEVGNHLMDGLRGLIDRHPLVGDVRGLGLFVGIELVRSRETLEPADREASYVANRMKERGILLSTDGPYHNVLKIKPPLVFTKDDADFLVRTLDDILYEDELVGL; this is encoded by the coding sequence ATGCCCGCGAACTTCCACCCACCCACGCTGTCCCTGTCCGACGCGCAATCAATGGCCGCACGACTTTACGGCGTGACCGGAACCGCCAAGCCGTTGCCGAGCGAGCGCGACCAGAACTTCCACGTGCAGGCCGACGACGGCGTCGAGTACGTGCTCAAGGTCGCCAACTCGGCCGAGGAGCGCGCCACGTTGGAGATGCAGAACGGCGCGGTGCGGCACCTGGCCGCGCGCGGTATTGACCTGTGGCGCGTCATCCCGTCGCTGGCGGGCAATGATGTCGAATGCGTGACCGCCCCTGACGGCTCCGCGCACTTGGCGCGCCTGCTGACGTACCTGCCAGGGCGGGTTCTGGCGCAGGTGCGGCCGCACACGCCCGAATTGCTGGCGGGAGTCGGCGACCTGCTCGGTCGCATCGATCGCGGGCTGGCCGACTATGCCCACCCGGCCGCGAAGCGTGACCTGAAATGGGACCTGGCGCGGGCGCTGTGGATCAAGTCCGAGGTCGGCCAGATCGCCGACGAACGACGGCGCGGCACGGTCGAGCGTTTCGTCGCGTTGTATGAGACGCAGATCGTGCCCGCGTGGCCGTCGCTGCGGCACAGTATCATCTACAACGACGCGAACGACCACAACGTCATCATCACCGGGTGCGGCGTCGACAAGCGCGTGACCGGCATGGTGGATTTCGGCGACATGGTACATTCTGCGGTCGTCGGCGACTTGGCGATCGCATGCGCGTACGCAATCATGGACAAGCCCGATCCGGTTAGCGCGGCCGCGCAGATTGTGGCAGGCTACCACCGCGCATACCCGTTGACCGAAGCCGAATTGGCGGCGCTGTTCCCGATGATCGCCATGCGCCTGTGTGTCAGTGTCGTCAATTCGGCGATCCAGCAGAAGCTGCACCCCGCCAACAAATACCTGACGATCAGCGAGCAGCCGGCCTGGGGTGCGCTGGAGCGGTTGGCGGCGGTCAGCCCGCAGTTCGCACACTTCGCCTTCCGGCACGCCTGCGGCCTGCCCGCCAGCCCGACCAGCCCGGCCGTCGTGGTCTGGCTGCGTGCCAATGCGGCACAGGTCGGGCGTCTGGTCAACGCCGATCTGAAAGGCGACGATACGCTCGTGTTCGATCTCGGCATCGACAGCCGTGAACTGGGCAATCAGACCGACCTGGCCGACACGGATGCCTTCACGCGCCAGTTGTTCGAGCGGATGCGGCTGGCTGGTGCGAATGTGGGCATTGGGCGCTTCGACGAGCCGCGCCCGATTTACACGACCGACATGTTCCGCATCGAGGGCAACGAGGGGCCAGAGTGGCGCACGGTACACTTGGGACTCGACCTGTTCATGCCACCGGGCGCGGCGGTCTTTGCGCCGCTCGACGGCACGGTACACAGCTTCGCGAATAACACCGCGCCGCTCGACTACGGGCCGACGATTGTTCTCCAGCATACGGTCGATGACGGCCGCCTGACTTTCTACACGCTTTATGGACATCTGAGCGCCGACTCGCTCGAAGGGCTACAGGTCGGAATGCCGGTGGAGCAGGGGAGCGAAATCGCGCGAATCGGCAACTTCCCGGTCAACGGCGGCTGGCCGCCGCACCTCCATTTCCAGATCGTGACGGATATGCTCGGGCGCGACGGCGAGTTCCCCGGCGTCGCGCGGCCAGGCCAGCGCGCGCTCTGGGCCAGCATCAGCCCGGACCCGAACCTGATGGCCGGCATTCCGGCCGAGCGGCTCGGCGCGCACGGTCTGGCCAAAGAGAAGATCCTTGCCACCCGCGCAAAGTATATCGGGCCGTCGCTGTCGATATCGTACCGGAAACCGCTCAAGATCGTGCGCGGCTCGATGCAGTACCTGTACGACGAGAATGGCCGCAAGTACCTCGACGCCGTCAATAATGTGCCGCACGTCGGCCACAGTCACCCGCGCGTGGTGCGCGCCGGGCAGGCGCAGATGGCGGTTCTGAATACGAACACGCGCTACCTGCACGACGATCTGGTGCAGTACGCCGAGCGCCTGGTGGCGACGCTGCCGGAACCGCTCAGCGTCTGCTACTTCGTCTGCTCGGGCAGCGAGGCGAACGAGTTGGCGCTGCGGCTGGCGCGCACGCACACGAGTCAGCGCGACATGATCGTAGTCGACGTGGCGTACCATGGCAACACGGGCGGCCTGATCGAGATCAGCCCGTACAAGTTCGACGGGCCGGGTGGAGCCGGCGCGCCGCCGCACACGCACGTCGTGCCGATGCCCGATGACTACCGCGGCGCCTACAAACGCGGCGACGCACAGGCCGGCATCAAGTATGCACAGGCCGTTGGCGACGCGATTGCGGCCACCCGCCAGGCTGGGCGCGGCGTGGCCGGCTTCATCTGCGAGTCGCTGCTGAGCTGCGGCGGGCAGATTGTTCTGCCGCCGGGCTACTTGACGGAAGCCTACCGGCTAACGCGCGCGGCGGGCGGCGTTTGCATCGCCGACGAGGTGCAGGTCGGCTTCGGGCGCGTCGGCACGCACTTCTGGGGTTTCGAGACGCAGGGTGTCGTGCCGGACATCGTGACGATGGGCAAGCCGATTGGCAACGGGCACCCGCTGGCGGCCGTGGTCACGACGCCGGAGATCGCCGCGTCGTTCAACAATGGCATGGAGTACTTCAACACCTTCGGCGGCAACCCGGTTTCCTGCGCAATCGGTCTGGCGGTGCTCGACGTCATCCGTGACGAGCGCTTGCAGGCGCACGCGCTGGAGGTCGGCAACCACTTGATGGACGGTCTGCGCGGTTTGATCGACCGGCACCCGCTGGTTGGTGACGTGCGCGGGCTGGGGCTGTTCGTCGGCATCGAACTGGTAC